A single region of the Chelmon rostratus isolate fCheRos1 chromosome 5, fCheRos1.pri, whole genome shotgun sequence genome encodes:
- the isl1a gene encoding insulin gene enhancer protein isl-1 isoform X2 produces the protein MGDMGDPPKKKRLVSLCVGCGNQIHDQYILRVSPDLEWHAACLKCAECSQYLDESCTCFVRDGKTYCKRDYIRLYGIKCAKCNIGFSKNDFVMRARSKVYHIECFRCVACSRQLIPGDEFALRDDGLFCRADHDVVERASLGAGDPLSPLHPARPLQMAEPISARQPALRPHVHKQPEKTTRVRTVLNEKQLHTLRTCYNANPRPDALMKEQLVEMTGLSPRVIRVWFQNKRCKDKKRSILMKQLQQQQPNDKTNIQGMTGTPMVAASPERHDGGIQANPVEVQSYQPPWKVLSDFALQSDIDQPAFQQLVSFSEGGPGSNSTGSEVASMSSQLPDTPNSMVSSPIEA, from the exons ATGGGAGACATGGGGGATCCGCCGAAAA AGAAACGGCTAGTGTCTCTGTGCGTGGGCTGCGGGAACCAGATCCATGACCAGTACATCCTGCGGGTTTCCCCGGACCTGGAGTGGCACGCCGCCTGTCTCAAATGTGCCGAGTGCAGCCAGTACCTGGACGAGTCTTGCACGTGCTTCGTCAGGGACGGAAAGACTTACTGTAAACGGGATTATATCAG GTTATACGGGATTAAATGTGCTAAATGTAACATCGGCTTCAGCAAGAACGACTTTGTGATGAGGGCCCGCTCCAAAGTCTACCACATCGAGTGTTTTCGCTGCGTGGCCTGCAGTCGGCAGCTCATCCCGGGGGACGAGTTCGCTTTGCGGGATGACGGGCTCTTCTGTCGGGCCGACCACGACGTGGTAGAACGGGCCAGTCTGGGCGCCGGAGACCCGCTCAGCCCGCTGCACCCTGCCAGACCGCTACAGATGGCAG AGCCAATCTCTGCACGGCAACCCGCGCTGCGACCTCACGTACACAAACAGCCGGAGAAGACCACCCGCGTCCGGACGGTGCTGAACGAGAAGCAGCTGCACACGCTGCGGACCTGCTACAACGCCAACCCGAGGCCCGACGCCCTAATGAaggagcagctggtggagatgaCCGGCCTCAGCCCGCGGGTCATCCGGGTCTGGTTCCAGAACAAGCGGTGTAAAGACAAGAAGAGGAGCATACtgatgaagcagctgcagcagcagcagcccaaTGACAAGACG AACATCCAGGGAATGACGGGCACCCCGATGGTGGCAGCGAGTCCGGAGCGGCACGACGGCGGCATCCAGGCCAACCCAGTGGAGGTGCAGAGCTACCAGCCTCCCTGGAAGGTCCTCAGCGACTTCGCCTTGCAGAGCGACATCGACCAGCCGGCCTTCCAACAACTG GTCAGCTTCTCGGAGGGGGGACCGGGTTCGAACTCGACGGGCAGCGAGGTAGCGTCGATGTCGTCTCAGCTTCCAGACACGCCGAACAGCATGGTATCCAGCCCCATCGAGGCCTG
- the isl1a gene encoding insulin gene enhancer protein isl-1 isoform X1, protein MGDMGDPPKKKRLVSLCVGCGNQIHDQYILRVSPDLEWHAACLKCAECSQYLDESCTCFVRDGKTYCKRDYIRLYGIKCAKCNIGFSKNDFVMRARSKVYHIECFRCVACSRQLIPGDEFALRDDGLFCRADHDVVERASLGAGDPLSPLHPARPLQMAAEPISARQPALRPHVHKQPEKTTRVRTVLNEKQLHTLRTCYNANPRPDALMKEQLVEMTGLSPRVIRVWFQNKRCKDKKRSILMKQLQQQQPNDKTNIQGMTGTPMVAASPERHDGGIQANPVEVQSYQPPWKVLSDFALQSDIDQPAFQQLVSFSEGGPGSNSTGSEVASMSSQLPDTPNSMVSSPIEA, encoded by the exons ATGGGAGACATGGGGGATCCGCCGAAAA AGAAACGGCTAGTGTCTCTGTGCGTGGGCTGCGGGAACCAGATCCATGACCAGTACATCCTGCGGGTTTCCCCGGACCTGGAGTGGCACGCCGCCTGTCTCAAATGTGCCGAGTGCAGCCAGTACCTGGACGAGTCTTGCACGTGCTTCGTCAGGGACGGAAAGACTTACTGTAAACGGGATTATATCAG GTTATACGGGATTAAATGTGCTAAATGTAACATCGGCTTCAGCAAGAACGACTTTGTGATGAGGGCCCGCTCCAAAGTCTACCACATCGAGTGTTTTCGCTGCGTGGCCTGCAGTCGGCAGCTCATCCCGGGGGACGAGTTCGCTTTGCGGGATGACGGGCTCTTCTGTCGGGCCGACCACGACGTGGTAGAACGGGCCAGTCTGGGCGCCGGAGACCCGCTCAGCCCGCTGCACCCTGCCAGACCGCTACAGATGGCAG CAGAGCCAATCTCTGCACGGCAACCCGCGCTGCGACCTCACGTACACAAACAGCCGGAGAAGACCACCCGCGTCCGGACGGTGCTGAACGAGAAGCAGCTGCACACGCTGCGGACCTGCTACAACGCCAACCCGAGGCCCGACGCCCTAATGAaggagcagctggtggagatgaCCGGCCTCAGCCCGCGGGTCATCCGGGTCTGGTTCCAGAACAAGCGGTGTAAAGACAAGAAGAGGAGCATACtgatgaagcagctgcagcagcagcagcccaaTGACAAGACG AACATCCAGGGAATGACGGGCACCCCGATGGTGGCAGCGAGTCCGGAGCGGCACGACGGCGGCATCCAGGCCAACCCAGTGGAGGTGCAGAGCTACCAGCCTCCCTGGAAGGTCCTCAGCGACTTCGCCTTGCAGAGCGACATCGACCAGCCGGCCTTCCAACAACTG GTCAGCTTCTCGGAGGGGGGACCGGGTTCGAACTCGACGGGCAGCGAGGTAGCGTCGATGTCGTCTCAGCTTCCAGACACGCCGAACAGCATGGTATCCAGCCCCATCGAGGCCTG